The sequence CGTTGCACCCGGCGCGTGCCTCGCTCGTATCTATGGGACCCATACCGACCGGATGGACGCCACGGCCGCATCCATCCGTGAAGCCTTCACCTTCGGTCCCGAGGCCCCCGAGCCCTCCAACGTCCTCATGGCTCGCTACAGCGACGATGGGTGGACATCCGTGGCGTAAGACCGCCCGTGCAGCGCATCTGGCAGACGGAACCGCCTGCCTGTAACATTTGCACCGTTGCAGGCGTACTGTGAACCGATAGTGAGCCCTCTTAGGCTCTCGCGCGACCCGCGTTCACTCGATCTCCTGCTTGTTATGTCTGTTTGGTCTCGCTTCACCCGCTTCGTCAAGTCTATCTTTGGGGGGGCCGTCTCGGCGATGGAAAACCCCCGCCTGATCCTTGAGCAAAACATCCGGGAGCTCAACGACCAGGTCCCGCAGATGAACGAAAACATCGCCACGGTAAAAGCCAACATGATCATGCTGCGCAAGGAGCATGACAAGATTGAGGAGAACGTCCAGAAGCTGACGAGCCGCGTGCAGGCGGCCATTCAGCAAGACCGCGACGACATCGCCACCGAGTATGCGGTGCGCCTGGAAAAGGAACGCGAGAGCCTCGCGAGCACCAAAAAACAATTCGAAAACGCCCGGCGCGCTTACGACAAAGCACTGGAGGTGAAGAAGGCCTTCATGCGCGAGAAAGAGCGCAAGATCCAGGAAGCCAAAGAAGCGCTCCGCGCCCACGAGCGGGCCAAGTGGCAAGCCGAAATTGCCGATACGCTGGAGCAGTTTGAAGTGGGCGGCATGGACCAGACCCACGACGAGATGATCCAGCAGCTCGATGAGCAGACCGCCAAGAACGAGGCGCGCATGGAGCTCGCCCTCGACTCGATGGATACCGAGCGCATGCAAATTGAGGAGGACGCCGAAAAGTTGCGCGCACAAGAAGTAGTTAAGCAGATGCGCAACGAAATGGGGCTGGGTAACGGCAAACAAGCAACCGAAGACACGGCCGCTGCGGACCGCCTGGAGCTCCCGGACGAGAAAGAATCGGCCGACGAGGTCAAGACCATTGGCAAAAACCGCACGTCCGCAGAGTAGCACGCTGCCTCGCCCTACGTACCGTTGCCTTTGCGCGCCATGACCAACGAAGAGTTTGAGCGAATCAAAGCCGCCGAGAAGGAAAAACTACGTGCGCAACGCCGACTGCGCGCGTTGCAAACAAACGCCCGAGCGTCGCATCGCGTGCAGCAGGCCTTGGCGCAGATGACCACGCGGGCGGCGGGCCTCCTTCGCGAAAGCGCAGCGCTCACCGAACGCCTCGCCGAGCAGATTGCCCGCGGCGAGGCCCGCCTTGAAGTGGCCCTCGATGCTGCTTCAGATGCCGCCGCGGATGCCCACCACGAAAAGGAGCAGCGCCGCGCCCGGGCCGAAGCGCTCGTCCGGCAATTCAAAGCCCAACAGATGGCCCACTCCGGCGGCGCCCCGTCGTCGACGGAAAAAACCATGGGGCCACCGGCCGACCGCCCCGATGCCCCGGCCTCTACAGCAGACGAACCATCCGTTCAGAAGACCATCGGACGCATCGATGCGTCCGACGCGTAACCCTTCGGGCCTGTCGTTCGTCTTATGGGTAGACGCACTTTTGACTTGCGATGGACGGTCTATGACATCCGCTGAAATTAATTACACCCGGGCGGCCTTTCTCCACCAGTGGAACCTCGTGTTTCTTACCGCTGCGGCAGCCCTCGCCATCGGCATCAGCATGGTGCCCGGCGCGCCGCCCTGGCTGTTTGAGGTGATTCTCTTTCTGGCGACCGGTGGCGAGCTCCTGTACCTGGGCGTCATGCCACGCAATGCCCGCTTCAAGCGGCACATCCGGTCGCAACAAGCCGCGGAAGCCCGCAAGCCGCCGTCTCAAAAAGAACTCTTCCGCCAGCTGACGCGCCACAGCCAGCGGCGCTACGCGCGGTTGCGCAAGCTCCGCACGGAAATCGCGACGAACTACCGCGACCTCAGCTACGCGGCGCAGGGGATGCTTGACAACCATCTCAAGAAGCTCGACGACCTGCTGTCGTCGTACCTGGAGATGCTGCATCAGCGCGAACGCTATCGCCGCTACATGGACGCCTCGCGCGATGCCGACATCGACCGCACGATCGCAACCCTGAAAGATGAAATCGCAGACGCCTCCGAGCGGGTGCAGGCCGTAAAGAAGCGCCGCCTGCACATCCTCCAGCGGCGCCGCGACCGCCTCACACGGGGCCACGAAAACCTGGAAATTATCGGGGCCCAGCTGGGCACCATCGAGGACGTATTCAAGTACATCCACGAGCAATCGTGGACCCTTCAGGATCCCGAGGCGATCTCCTTCCAGCTCGACCAGCTCATGGAGGAAGTGGAAGAGACCCAGCAGTCCGTGCGTCAGATTGAAGACGTCTTTTCGGGTGGTGCCGGCTTGGAAGACGTCGACGACCTGATGGACCTGGACGAGCCGCTGGAGGATGCCGCCTCGTCGTCCGCCTCAACATCTGCGTCGCGTTCGCGCTCGGCGTGAACGGTTACGTAGCCGAGCGCGCGCCGCGGGAGCCATCCCACCCGGTTGCGGGCCCATTCGACCTGCGCCCACGCGCTGTCGGCCTGCAACACCCGCACGACGGTGCCCTCCGAGACGGAAGTGTCAGCAGCGGCCTGCGTCTGCGCAGCCGACCGTAGCGGAACGTTAGCATCCAGCACAATGGCGGTATGAACCTGCGATTGGGCGTAGGACAGCCCCAGGCTGCTCACACATACGAGTGCGCCAACGAGAGCCGTTACAGCGCCGCCGTAGCGCCCAAGGGATGCCGGCGGGCGCCACAGTCCCCACGCGCCGCCCGCGCAACCAAGCACGAGGCCGCCCGCAAACAGCCACACCAGCGGCCACGCCATCGTTGCCCGGTACCACGCAGGCAACGGCGCACGAAAGACTGTAGAACGCGGCAGCCGCGCATGCACCACCGACTGGTTGTGGCGGAGGCCGTCGGTGGGGCCCAGCAGGGCCTCGGCCCGGGCGTACGCCCACAACGCTTCGCCGGGCTCCTGCAGTTGCGCGTACGCATTGCCCAGGTTGTGGTACAACGCCCCGTGCGCGCGTCCACTCCGCACCGCTTGCTGGTAGGCAGCCACGGCCTCCGCGTAGTGCCCGCGGGCATAGGCCGCGTTGCCGGCGGCAAAGAGCGAATCGGCCGGCGGACCCGTCATGCTACCAATGAGGAGAAGAACAAGGAGCATGTCAGTCTGCGGGCGCGCGGTGTGAGAGTGTAGCGAGGAGCGCTTCGGCGCGGGCAAGTACTGCAGACGCCTCCGCGGATCCGCCGTTCTGCGGGGCATACGACAGGCGCTCGCAGGCCGCAAGCAGTTCCACCACGGCCTGCCGCTGCGTGTCGGGCATATCGTGGCGCGCCATCAGGGTGCGCAGCTGATCGTGGGTCCGCCCGCGGGTGGGCTGCCCGGTGCGCGCCTGCAGCGCGACGCGAAGCGCCTGTTCCACCTGGTGGGCCGCACGCGCCGGATCGTCTGCACGAGAAGCGCGGGCCGCGTTGAGCAGCGCATCGGCCGAGGCCCGCTCCTGTACAGGCGTACCGTCCCCACGGGCCTGCTGGCGCTGATACACCCACCGGCCGGTAGCCCCAAGCAGGGGAAGCAGCAGCGCCGCGTACGGCCATAGCTGGCGGTGCAGCGGCGCGCGGGCCGTGCCGCGCACGGTGTGCAGCAGCGGCGTCACGTCGTTGAGCGGGCGCGCCGGGGACTGTTCTGCAAAGGCGTTGGCCTGCGGCTGCACATGCAACCGCACCGCATCGGACGTACGCACCACGTATGTCGCACGCGCCGGGTCGAAGTACGCAAACCGCACCGGCGGCAGCCTCAAGGCGCCTCCTTCTTGCGGGACCACGGTAAAGGTGAAACGCTTCATGCCCCGCAGCGACGTGCTATCGCGCACAATGTCGGTGGTCACCTCGGGTGCATACACCGTGGCGGTAGGCGGAGCCTCCACCCGCGGCGCGCGAATCATCGGGAGGTTGCCGCGCCCTGCGATCGTTACGCGCACCTGCACCGCCTCTCCCAGCACGAGCGAGTCGACGGTGGGCGTAACGCGCAGCTTGAAGGTGCCCACAGCCCCCGAAAACGCCGCCGGCGCCCCCGGCGGGCGCGCGATCGCCGTCACCGTGTGCGCATCGGAGCTGAGCGCCACCGTCTCGTAAGGATCGGCCGGCGCAAGCAGCGGATCGCCGGAATAGGCACCCGTCGCGTATGCTTCTGTCCGGATCTGTAACGGCTCAATACGCAGCGCCCCGGGGTGCAGCGGAAAGAGCGCCGCGCGCTTCAGCATGATGCGCTTGTAGGCACGCCCCCGCAGGAACACCGTGGGCAGCGAGCGCGGCAGCATATCGACATCTAACGGCTCCTGCCAAAATCCCGGCGCGCTCCACGCACGAGCCATCCGGCTGCGCCGCATCCGCACGTCCGGACGAAAATACAGCCAGTAGGTTAGGGTGAGTTGCTCGCCCACGTAAACGGTTGAGTCACTCAGGGCCGCTTGTATGAACAGGTCGTCGGTACTTAAGCGGGAAGACGGATCAGGCGCGGGCCGCTGCGCGCGCGGTGCACGCCAGGCCGGCGCTTGCCCGCTGGGCACCACGCGCACACGAATCGGCTGGGTGGTGTACGACTGGCCGTTTACGGAGAGGGTGAGCGGGCGAAACCGTAACTGCCCCACGCGAAGGGGCTGATACGTCCACGTGAAGGTAACGACACGCTTCATCGTCCCGCTGTTAAACGAGACCTCCTGCCGACGGCTCGGCGTGCGCTGCGTAAGCACGGCGTTGGTGGTAGCCGGCGGCTGCGGCGTTTGAATCGCCTGCGACGGCGGGGTCTCAATGCGCAGGGTGTACTGCACGGTGCCCGCTGCGGAAGCCACCGTAGGCCGCGCTTCTGCACGGACCGTCACTGCCTGCGCCCGGACGCTGAGGGGCGCCAGGGCCAGCCAAAGCCCCCACAGCAGTCCCCACCCGATGTGTTGCATGCCCATGCGCATGGCGTTACCAATCTTTCGTAGGTGGCGAGGCCCCCGACGCCCGCTGGCTCACCGCGCGCATCAGCTGCTGCTCGGCGTTTGCCATGGCGTTCAGAATGCGACGGGCTTCGGCAGCCGTAAGCGGCATCCGGGCGGCAGCGGTTCCATCAACGTCGGCCACGCCCGTTGCTGCGCGACGTGCAGCGCCTTCATCCTGCGTATCGGACGTGCGCTGCGACGATCGTTCGCCTGCCATGCGGGCTTGTGATCCGCGGGGGGCCCCCTGACGTCCACGCCCTGCCTCGGTGGGCGGTTGCGGAGCACCGCCCTGTGCCGCCGAGGTGTTCGCGCGGCCGCCGCTTTGTTGCGCGGGCCCCGAGCGGCCCTGTTGAGGCTGCTGCTTGGGGGGGCGCTTCTTTTCAAGTTGCCGCTGAAGCGCCTGCAAGCGTGGATGATTGGGGGCCAGCGCCAACCCACGCGCTACCGCGGCCCGTGCTTCGTCCATCCGCTGATGCACGTAATGGCCTGCGGCCTCGTGGTAGTACCGCAGCGCCTCGGGGGCCGCTTGGGCCCGTGCGCAGTGGACTCCCCCCGCCCAATAGCCGATGCCCATCAACAAAGCCAGTAGGAACAGACGCGTCATGGATGCCGCACGTTTATTTCCACAATGTCTTGCACCCGCCGCATGAAGTCGCCATACGCGCGCACCGTTGAGTCTTGACGGAGGCCCTCGCTGAGCAGCGCGTACGCCGCGTCGTACTGCTGGCGCGCCACGAGGCGATCGGCTTGCTGCTTTAACTGGCGTGCGTATGCCGAGGGTTCGATGGCCGACGCGGGCGTCCGGCGTTGCTTCTGACGGCGGGCCAGTTCTTGCTTGAGCACTTCGTAGTTATGCCGCGCCGCGTCCATGGTGGGCATGCGCAGGAGGGCCTGGCGATACAGCCGAAGCGCGGTTTGCAGCGCGCCCATCGTGACGGATGTGTTGCCGGCGTTGTAGTACGCCCGGGCGGCTTCGGCATCGGAGGCCGCGGCCCGCGCGCCCGCCCGAAACGCCTGCAGCGCCTCCCGGTGCTTCTGCTGCTGATGCAAGGCCAGGCCCAGGTTGTGCTGGAGCGCCGCATACACCGCGCCCGTCGTGTCGTCGGTTGCACGCAAACCCGCCCGGTAGGCCGCCTCGGCTGCCGCATAGTTCTGCTGTGCGTACCGCGCATTGCCCGTGCGCCCGTCAGAGGCACCGCTTAGCATGCCCAGCAGTGCAAGCATCCATGCCAGACGCAGGCTCATGGCAATCTATCCTTTGTAGAGGGGCAACGTCGCGTTTTGCTACGCGAGATTGCCCCTGCCGGTTCAGGACGGCATGGAAGAGCGTATCCGGCGCGTTGCCTCAGTTCACAACAGCAACCTTGAAGGTGCGCTGAAACACATCGCTGGAGACGCGCACGAAGTAGACGCCGCTGCCCCATCCGCCCACAGGAATATCAACAGACTCCGGCGTCTGGCGCCCGAAGTCGCGCGTGGCCTCGTACACCCGCTGGCCCAGTGTATTGTACACCACAATATTGCCCTGCTGTGCGGTACGCGTGGTTACGTTGAAGTGGATTCGCTGGCTGGTCGGGTTCGGATACACGTCGGTGATGGCCACGTCGCCCGAGAACTCGACGTTGGCACTTGCTTCCTGTTGCAAGGTGTACGTCGTTCCGCTGACCTCGTCGATCATGCGCACGCGCACCGTGTACCGTCCCGGAAACAGGTTCTCAAGGGTTGCTTGCGTTTCAGTTGTCGTTCGGATCGTCTGGAAGGGACGTGTGAGGCCCGATCGGTACGACACCTCATACACGTAATCGCGCAGATCCGTCCCCGGCGGCACGCTCCAATTGGCTGTTAGACGCCCGCGGTTCAACGGATCGTCGGTGCTGGCCTCAGCTGCTACCTCAAAGGTGGTCAGCTGGAACGTCACCGACGGCTCTGTTGAGCTGCTACCCTCGGTGCCGTCGCTCCGCTTCCACCGCAGGCGGAAGGTGTGCTGGCCCAGCCCCAGGTCTTCGATTGTGGTTTGCAATGTGCCGCCAGCCGTGTTCGAGCCATCAATGACCTTCACTTGCCGGTAGGCTTCATCGAAGTAGCGCACATCCACGTAGTATTCCTGAATTTGGGCGTTGTCTCCCACTTCCCACGAAAGCGTCGCGTCGCCTTCTGCCGGGGCCGAGGCAAGCGCGAGGTTAAACACCTCCGGATTGAAGCGCAGCCATCCAATCGACTCCATCAGCGCCGCGGAAAGGCCCGGATCGCGAATGGCCTGTCCGGCCGGAAGGGCCGGCTTCATGAGCGTTGTGATAAACGTCTGCTGATCCCAGTGCGAGTAGCTCGACCCACCGCTCCAGCTACTTGGCGTGTAGAGTTTGGCCGGGGCCCCCACCTCGGCATTTACCGGCGTGTCGTTGAAGTAGATGCCGCCCGCTCCACCACTGGGCGCGCCGCCGGTGAACAAGTTGCCCAGCTCCTGCGACGGATTCGCGTACGAAAGCATCGGGCTGCCCGGCCCGTCTTCTACAAACAGGTCGTAGATCACCGGAAACAGGTCGCCGTTGCTCGATTGCAAGCCGTAACAACCCGCGTCGGCTTGGCCGCATCCGTCTTGCCCGTAGCTGCCCGAGCCGGTAAACCCAAGCCCATGGCCGATTTCATGCAGGATGACGGTCTCAAAGTCCAGCTCGTTGGGCTGCAAACCGTTCGGGTCTTCGTCAAAGTACCAGTCGTTACGGCTGGCGCTAAAGAGGGCAAAAATCTCTGGGTCTTGTCCGTTGAGGTCTTCTCCAGCAAGCGCATTGGCAAGCCCGATGGGATACCACGTTTCTTGTTGGGGCGCACCCTGGAAGTTCGCAAAGTACGTAAACGGCCCCGCAGCGCCCAATACATTGGCGCCTAACTGCGACGTCCAGCATGCGCGCACGGTAAGCGGCACCTCTGTATCGATCGTTTGGGCCCACGTGGTCGTCGCCCGCTGAAAGGCAATTTGCGCTTCTGCGGGCCAGCTATCGCAGCTGTATTGTCCGTTGAAGATCGTTTCGCCGGTGGGGACGAACTCCACGTTGATGTCCGACACCTTGGGCCGTGGTTGGCGCTCGGGACGCGGCACGATCACCTTCCCTTGAAAGGGAGCCGGCGGCAGCACATGCGGAAGGTCGCCCGTTGTACCGTCGCGCCGCTCTTGGGCGTGCACCGCAGGGACAAGGCTTACGAAAAGAAACAGCAGTACGCCGACAAATGAAAGGAGACGTTGCATTGCTCAGACATCAACTGCGAAGAAGATCGATTGTGCGTGTACAGCGCACACGCCTTTCCGAATTTAACAAAGGGCGAAGGAAAATGCAGGGCTAAAACCGCTTTCACAATTGTTTACACCTGATTCACATTCGGTGCGAGCGCGAGCGCCGGTGGACGGTATACGAGGCCCGCTTTTAATCATCGCTTTTTGCTGCTATGCCTTCACGTACTGCGCCCGGCCCCGACCAAGAATCGGTGTGGGACTACCCGCGCCCGCCGCGTTTGGAACGCACCGACCGCCACCTGCAGGTGATATTTGACGGCGTCCTCCTTGCTGACACCACTGCGGCGTATCGCGTGCTTGAGACGAGTCACCCGCCCACCTACTATCTGCCGCCCGATGACATTGCCATGGAGCACTTGCAGCAAACCGGACAGCGAACGCTGTGCGAGTTTAAGGGCCAGGCGGTGTACTACGATGTAGCCGTCGGCGAGGCCCGCGCCGAAGCCGCCGCTTGGGCATACCCGAACCCGCGGCCGCGCTTCCAGGACATCGCGGGCTACGTTTCGTTCTACGCGCACCGCATGGACCGCTGCGTGGTGGACGGCGAAGATGTTGCCCCGCAGGAAGGGTCGTTCTATGGCGGCTGGATCACATCAGACGTTGTGGGGCCGTTTAAGGGCGGGCCCGGAACACGGGGCTGGTAGGGGCGCGTGCGGGATGCAATGGCCGTCGACACACAAGCGCCCGCCGCGCACGGAATTGTGCACAAGCGGGCGTTTGATTTGGCGGTGGGGGAGGGATTCGAACCCCCGGTACCCTAACGGGCACTCCGGTTTTCGAGACCGGTGCGTTCAGCCAGGCTCCGCCACCCCACCGTTTTGATACAGCGCCAGGCGCTGCATGCGCCAATATGTTCGTCGCTGTGTACCCTACGCCTCCCTGCGCGTTCCGCCCCCTGGCCGCATGCGTTCACAAATTCAGGATGAAGGCCCGCGCCCGTTCTGTTGATCGTACGGCTTGCCATACGTCTCGTAGGGTGATGGGCGTCGGGTCGGGGGCCGCGAAGCGATCGAGGCCCAGCCGCAGCGCCCCCGCCGCGTAGCCCGCCAAAAATCCATCGTCAAGGGCGTCGTGCAGCGCCGTTTTGATTGTCCGGCGCCCCGATCCGGTGGCCGAGTGGCCGTGCAGGTTAAGGGGTACGGTTGCCCCATCATCGTCAACGCGTGGCATAGTGGGCACCGGTTACATGCTGGACAAAGCCTCAGCACGCGCGTCGGTTGTCTCCTCAAAGAGGGTGCGCAGGAGCGCCTCGTCGGCCGCGTCAAAGGCCGTGTCGCGACGCGCCATCACGCGTTCGGCCACCGCCAGCGCCTTGGGCAGCCGGTACGTCGCAAAGCCGTGGTGCGCGCCGCCCCAGGCAAACGACGGGACGTAGCGCGGCAGAAAGTCGCCGCCAAACAGGTTGCAGCACGTACCCACGACGGTGCCCGTGTTAAACATCGTGTTGATGCCGCACTTGGAATGATCGCCCATGAACAGGCCCACAAACTGGCGCCCGGTATCTACCGGCGCGCGGGCGGCCGGGTCGTAAGCACGTACGGTGCCGTAGTCGTTTTTCAGATTGGAGGTGTTGGTGTCGGCCCCAAGGTTGCACCATTGCCCCAGGTATGCGTGCCCCAGGAAACCGGCGTGGCCTTTGTTGCTGAGGCACTGAATGATTGAATCGTGCACCTCGCCGCCCACCTTGCTCCAGTACCCGAAGGCCGCGTTTTCAATGTCGGCCTGCGGCTTGATCTGGCACTGCGGCCCCACGTACGCCGGCCCGCGCAGCAGCGCGTGGGCCTGAATGGTGGCGTTTTGGCCGATGTAGAGCGGCCCGCCGCTGGCATCGAGGATGGCACCGGGATGCACCGTCGCGCCGGGCGCGAGGTAGATGGCCTCGGGCCGCACGCCCACCGCGCTGGGATGCACCGTGGTGTTGGCGCGCTCGTGGATCGACTCCAGGATGTTGTACGGCCCGGTGCGCGCTTCAAAATCGCGGTGGAGCGCCGGGCGCAGCGTATCCAGCAAGTCCCACGGATGGGTGACGAGCGTCGCGCCGTCCACAAACGTGGGGGGCAGGCGATCGACCACGTCGGGTCCCAGGGCCTCGCGCTCCAGCACGTCGTCGGGCAGGCGTGCAGCGGCATCGGGGCACCACGCGGCCACCAGCACATCGTCTTGCAGGAAGGCCGCCGGCTCGGGCGATTGCGTGGCGCGCCGCACTTGTTGCAACAGCGGCCCTTCTTCGGCCACCCAGCGGCCGTTGACGAACAGCACATCGGCGCCGCCGGGCACAGCCGTGAAGGCCTCGGGATGCGCGCGCCGCGTGACGCCGCGCACCAGCGACCGGGCGTGTACGGCCGTGCCCCGCCCCTCAAACGCCTCCAGCGCCGTCTCGGCCAGGGTGCGGCCGCCCAGCCGCAGGTCGTACGCGGCCCGCGTGTTGACGAGCGGGCGCAGGTGCGGCACATGCGCATCCTCAAACAGACAGCAGATCATAAGCAGGCAGCAGCATCGATGTCCTGAAAAGCGGCGACGTAGCAGATGCAGCATACCCAAGCCGTGCCGAAGAATCCAGCCCGCCGGGCACAGCGCGGCCTGCGGTTAGTCGAGCCACACGTAATCGAAGAGGAGCGTGGCGGCCGAGAGCGTGGCCCCCGCAAAGCCCACGAGCGTGAGCAGCTCGTCTTGCGCGCTGTTCCACCCCAGCCCCAGAAAGGCGCTGCGCGTAGCGGCCACGCCCGACAGCAGCAGCGGCACGAGCACCGGCAGCAGGAGCACGGGCAAGAGCGGGCCCCGGCGCGCCGCCCGCGCAATGAGCGCCGCCAGCAAGGTCGTAGCCCCCGACAGCCCCAGCGCGCCCAGCGCTAGCGTTACAGCCAGCAAGCCCACGTCCTGCACCGTCACATCAAAAAAGAGCACAAAGAGGCCGGTGGAAAGCACCGTGAGGCCGGCCACCAAAAGCAACGTAAACAGCAGTTTGCCCGCAAACACCATGCTGCCCCGGGTGTTGAGCTGCAGAAGCAGCGTCGTGCCGCCTTCCTCCTCGGCCACAAACGAGCGCCCCAGCCCCACCGACGCCGAGAACAAGATGACAACCCACAGCAGCGCCGCCTCGACGCGCGCACTGAGGTCCGTGGGGCCCACGCCAAAAAGCAGCAGCAGCAACGTAGCGCTCACAAACATGCCCAGCATGTTCAGGGCGTAGCGATTGCGGAGCTCCACCCGCATATCTTTCCGAAAAACGGCCCACGCGCCGCGCCACCATGCCTGCATAAGCGCCTGTTACTCGTCGATGAGATGCGAGACGACGTTGATTTCGCTGGTGAGCGTGCGGTGCACCGGGCACTTGTTTGCAATCTCCAGCAGGCGCCCGCGTTGCTCGGCATCCAATGCGCCTTCCACCTGAATGGAGCGCGTGAGCCGGTCGATCTTGCCTTCCTCGGTCGCACACTCCTCACAATCCTCGGCGTGAATCTTTTCGTGCGTCACCGCCACCACGGCTTCCTCCAGCGGCCAGTCCTTGCGATCGGCATACATGCGCAGCGTCATGGACGTGCACGTGCCCAGCGCGGCCGCCAGCAGGTCGTACGGCGTGGGGCCGGTATCGGTGCCGCCCACGGATTCCGGCTCGTCGGCCGTGAATCGATGCGCGCCGGCGACTACATCGGTGCGGAAGCCCTCGGCCGGGGTGCGAGCCACGATGTGGGTGCCGTGAGACGCGGCGTCCTCGCCGTCACGATCCGACGTAGACGTGTCGATGTGGCGCGCGCCCCAGGCGGAAAGCACGCGGCCCACGAACGCGGCATCGGCCGGATCGGTGAGCAGATGCGAGGCCTGATCGAGCGACACAAAACTTTTGGGATGCTTGGCCGCGTCGTAGATCATGCGGGCATTCTCGATGCCCACGGTTTGGTCGACCGGCGAATGAAAGAGCAGCAGGGGCCGGTCGAGCGTGCGCACCACGTCGTCGGTGGACTGCCGGGCGAGGTCGTCCAGAAATTTCTTCTTGATGGTGAACGGGCGGCCCGCGAGGGTCACTTCCGCTGCGCCCTCTGCCGCGATGGTGTCCAATTCCTCCGTGAGCAGGTGTTTGATGTGCTCCGGATCGTAGGGCGCGCCAATAGTGGCCACCGCCTCAACGCTCGGAATCTGGTGTGCCGCGCGCAGCACCGCCGCGCCCCCCAGCGAGTGGCCAATGAGCAACTGCGGCGCCGCGTAGGCATCCGCGAGGAAGTCGGCCGCCGCCACGAGGTCTTCGATGTTGGACGAGAATGTGGTGTCGGCAAAGTCGCCCGCGCTCTCGCCCAGGCCCGTAAAGTCGAACCGCAGCACGGCGAAGCCCTCCTCCACGAGCGTCCGGCTGATGGCGCCAACGGCCTTCAGGTCTTTCGAGCAGGTGAAGCAGTGCGCAAAGAGCACCACCGCGCGGGGCGGCGCGGGCGGCCGGTCGAAGCGGGCGGCGAGGGACGTACCATCGGCGTTTGGAAACGTGACTTTCTCAAAGAGCATAGGTCAGTTGAGATTGTAGATGCGGCGGGCATTGGCAGTCGTTACACGGGCCACGGTGTCGAGCGGTACATCTTTTAGCGCGGCCACGTGCTCCGCTACGTGTCGCACAAAGGCCGGTTCGTTACGCTGCCCGCGCTTGGGCTCGGGGGCCAGGTAGGGCGCATCGGTTTCCAGCACCAGATGCTCCAGCGGGATTTCACGCACATGGGCGCCCACGTCGCTGTTGGAGAAGGTGGCAATGCCGCCAATGCCCAGCATGAACCCCAGATCTGTGGCGCGCGCGGCCACATCGGGCGGATCTACAAAACAGTGCAGGATGCCACGCAGGCGCTCGGGATGGGCGTGCGCGGCGCGCTCTTCTTCCAGCAGGCGCAGCACATCGGCGGTGGCCTCGCGGTTGTGGATGATGAGCGGGAGGTCGGCCGTCATGGCCAGGCGGATGTGGCGGCGAAAGAACTTGTGTTGCCGGTCATCGAACGAGCGGTCCCAGTAGTAGTCGAGGCCGCTCTCGCCCACCGCCACCACATGCGGGTCGTCGCACCACGCGCGCACCGCCGCAAAATCGTCGTCGGTGGCGGTTTCGGTTTCCGACGGGTGAAGCGCGGCCATCGCGTAGAGGCCCTCGTGGGCCCGCGACAGCTCCACCGCCTGCTCGATAGATGGCACGTCAATGGCGGGCTGCACGATGGTGTGCACCCCGGCCGCCCGGGCGCGTTCGAGCACCGCCGCGCGGTCGTCGTCGAAGCGATCGAGGTAAACGTGCGCGTGGGTATCGATGAGCATAGCCGAAAAATGCGTGGACAAGGGCCGTGACGTTTGGAAAATGGCAC comes from Salisaeta longa DSM 21114 and encodes:
- a CDS encoding GlmU family protein; the protein is MICCLFEDAHVPHLRPLVNTRAAYDLRLGGRTLAETALEAFEGRGTAVHARSLVRGVTRRAHPEAFTAVPGGADVLFVNGRWVAEEGPLLQQVRRATQSPEPAAFLQDDVLVAAWCPDAAARLPDDVLEREALGPDVVDRLPPTFVDGATLVTHPWDLLDTLRPALHRDFEARTGPYNILESIHERANTTVHPSAVGVRPEAIYLAPGATVHPGAILDASGGPLYIGQNATIQAHALLRGPAYVGPQCQIKPQADIENAAFGYWSKVGGEVHDSIIQCLSNKGHAGFLGHAYLGQWCNLGADTNTSNLKNDYGTVRAYDPAARAPVDTGRQFVGLFMGDHSKCGINTMFNTGTVVGTCCNLFGGDFLPRYVPSFAWGGAHHGFATYRLPKALAVAERVMARRDTAFDAADEALLRTLFEETTDARAEALSSM
- a CDS encoding TatD family hydrolase; translation: MLIDTHAHVYLDRFDDDRAAVLERARAAGVHTIVQPAIDVPSIEQAVELSRAHEGLYAMAALHPSETETATDDDFAAVRAWCDDPHVVAVGESGLDYYWDRSFDDRQHKFFRRHIRLAMTADLPLIIHNREATADVLRLLEEERAAHAHPERLRGILHCFVDPPDVAARATDLGFMLGIGGIATFSNSDVGAHVREIPLEHLVLETDAPYLAPEPKRGQRNEPAFVRHVAEHVAALKDVPLDTVARVTTANARRIYNLN
- a CDS encoding heme exporter protein CcmB; translation: MQAWWRGAWAVFRKDMRVELRNRYALNMLGMFVSATLLLLLFGVGPTDLSARVEAALLWVVILFSASVGLGRSFVAEEEGGTTLLLQLNTRGSMVFAGKLLFTLLLVAGLTVLSTGLFVLFFDVTVQDVGLLAVTLALGALGLSGATTLLAALIARAARRGPLLPVLLLPVLVPLLLSGVAATRSAFLGLGWNSAQDELLTLVGFAGATLSAATLLFDYVWLD
- a CDS encoding bifunctional alpha/beta hydrolase/OsmC family protein, with product MLFEKVTFPNADGTSLAARFDRPPAPPRAVVLFAHCFTCSKDLKAVGAISRTLVEEGFAVLRFDFTGLGESAGDFADTTFSSNIEDLVAAADFLADAYAAPQLLIGHSLGGAAVLRAAHQIPSVEAVATIGAPYDPEHIKHLLTEELDTIAAEGAAEVTLAGRPFTIKKKFLDDLARQSTDDVVRTLDRPLLLFHSPVDQTVGIENARMIYDAAKHPKSFVSLDQASHLLTDPADAAFVGRVLSAWGARHIDTSTSDRDGEDAASHGTHIVARTPAEGFRTDVVAGAHRFTADEPESVGGTDTGPTPYDLLAAALGTCTSMTLRMYADRKDWPLEEAVVAVTHEKIHAEDCEECATEEGKIDRLTRSIQVEGALDAEQRGRLLEIANKCPVHRTLTSEINVVSHLIDE